The Marinilongibacter aquaticus genome has a window encoding:
- a CDS encoding RrF2 family transcriptional regulator, with translation MISKKAKYALKALKYLGAKYEDACPTLISEIAEAENIPKKFLEAILLELRNNSLLRSQKGKGGGYFLRIPPSEITFAKVLRIIDGPIAPLLCVSLNFYGQCEDCRTEEECTLRPIMGQVRDANLEIYEKMTVADLIH, from the coding sequence ATGATTTCCAAAAAAGCCAAATACGCCCTGAAAGCTCTGAAATACCTCGGGGCAAAATATGAAGACGCTTGCCCTACGCTTATCTCGGAGATCGCGGAAGCTGAAAACATACCCAAAAAGTTTTTAGAAGCCATCCTCTTGGAACTTCGCAACAACAGCCTCTTGAGAAGCCAGAAAGGCAAAGGTGGCGGGTATTTCCTGAGAATCCCACCTTCAGAAATCACCTTTGCCAAAGTATTGCGAATCATCGACGGCCCCATTGCTCCATTGCTTTGTGTCTCCTTAAATTTCTACGGGCAATGTGAAGATTGCCGCACCGAGGAAGAATGTACCTTACGCCCGATAATGGGGCAAGTGCGTGATGCCAATTTAGAGATTTACGAGAAAATGACCGTCGCCGACTTGATCCACTAA
- a CDS encoding Gfo/Idh/MocA family oxidoreductase, with protein sequence MKSKGYSRRSFLKGAAATFALSSLGVHSAFAGGPKKKYRVALVGTGWYGKSDLFRLIQVAPVDVVALCDVDSNQLKKAADLVSKRLKTDKIPKLYKDYKKLLAENKLDILMIGTPDHWHPLICIDAIKAGCHVFVQKPISIDVMEGEAMLAAARKYNKVVQVGTQRRSTPYLKQAKEDIVEKGLLGKVSHAEICCYYHMRNRNNPDEKPVPDFLDYDMWVGPAPKRPYVGLPHRGWWRAFMEYSNGIVGDMCVHMLDAVRWNLGLGWPKKVTSWGGVYIQKDSQATTSDTQLALFEFDELNVVWTHRAWGQAADPKYPWSYKLYGDKGVLECNTMMYDFKPLDGGEPIHRDVFIDKVNYPEDLTEQDIELNCAQAMRVHMLDFLSAIENGGRPVADIEQGHISTASCILANLSMKLGGRPLVYDPETRAVVGDPEATQMLTRPYRAPYVHPHPEQV encoded by the coding sequence ATGAAATCTAAAGGATATAGTCGTAGATCCTTCTTGAAGGGAGCGGCGGCTACATTTGCTTTAAGTTCACTGGGCGTGCATTCGGCTTTTGCTGGCGGCCCGAAAAAGAAATACCGTGTGGCTCTCGTGGGTACAGGATGGTATGGAAAATCTGATCTTTTCCGATTGATCCAAGTGGCTCCTGTCGATGTGGTGGCCCTTTGCGATGTTGATTCAAATCAGTTGAAGAAAGCGGCAGATTTGGTTTCGAAAAGATTGAAAACGGACAAAATCCCTAAGCTTTACAAAGATTACAAAAAGCTTTTGGCCGAAAACAAGTTGGATATTTTGATGATCGGCACACCCGATCACTGGCATCCTTTGATATGCATTGATGCGATTAAGGCGGGTTGTCATGTGTTTGTACAAAAGCCGATCAGTATCGACGTGATGGAGGGTGAAGCCATGTTGGCCGCTGCACGAAAATACAATAAAGTGGTGCAAGTGGGTACCCAACGCAGAAGCACGCCTTATTTGAAACAAGCGAAAGAAGATATTGTGGAGAAAGGTCTTTTGGGTAAAGTTTCGCATGCAGAGATTTGCTGCTATTACCACATGCGGAACCGCAACAACCCGGACGAAAAGCCCGTGCCCGATTTCTTGGACTATGATATGTGGGTTGGCCCTGCACCCAAAAGGCCATATGTGGGTTTACCACACAGGGGTTGGTGGAGAGCTTTCATGGAATACAGCAACGGTATTGTGGGCGATATGTGCGTACATATGCTCGATGCCGTACGTTGGAATCTCGGACTCGGATGGCCGAAGAAGGTTACATCTTGGGGCGGGGTGTATATTCAAAAAGATTCGCAGGCTACAACTTCGGATACACAGCTTGCTTTGTTCGAATTTGACGAGCTCAATGTGGTGTGGACGCACCGGGCATGGGGGCAAGCCGCTGATCCTAAATATCCTTGGTCTTACAAATTGTATGGAGATAAGGGCGTGCTCGAGTGCAATACAATGATGTACGACTTCAAACCTTTGGATGGCGGGGAGCCGATTCACCGGGATGTATTCATCGATAAAGTAAATTATCCCGAGGATTTGACCGAACAAGACATTGAATTGAATTGTGCTCAAGCCATGCGTGTGCACATGTTGGATTTCCTGTCGGCAATCGAAAATGGCGGTCGCCCCGTTGCAGATATCGAACAGGGACACATTTCAACGGCCAGTTGTATTTTGGCGAACCTTTCGATGAAGTTGGGCGGACGCCCATTGGTCTATGATCCCGAGACGCGTGCTGTAGTCGGTGATCCAGAGGCTACGCAGATGCTCACGAGGCCTTATCGTGCACCGTATGTGCATCCGCATCCCGAACAAGTATAA
- a CDS encoding FGGY-family carbohydrate kinase produces the protein MHKKRAIGIFDIGKTNKKFFLFDSAYNIVYERQKNLPETEDEDGFPCEDVEALTSFLYESLDDASAHAEYTIEALNFSAYGASWVLTDEKLHPVAPLYNYLKPLDENLSKAFYAKYGGSEKIALETSSPTLACLNSGMSLYAIKKQKRQFADMHFALHLPQFLSAAFSKRAFSDLTSIGCHTQLWNFAKNNYHQWVFDEGLSQKLAPIVDADHIENCEWQGLNLKIGVGLHDSSSALIPYLKGIKKPFVLISTGTWCISLNPFNNAPIAADELKKDCLNFLSFEGKPVKASRLFAGHFHEEETKRLADHFKKPLDYYKKIEFNNELDWMLPEVNLGEFEPLNLSQYATYPLAYQALMAQIVAQQIVSTKLVLQEKETPLLFVDGGFSQNPIFMHLLSKAFPEAKVYAALVPQASALGAALILHQFWNPNSLPENLISFKLFESNPKD, from the coding sequence ATGCATAAGAAAAGAGCAATTGGCATTTTCGATATAGGGAAAACCAACAAAAAGTTTTTCCTATTCGATTCTGCCTACAATATCGTATACGAAAGGCAAAAGAATTTGCCCGAAACAGAAGACGAAGACGGTTTCCCCTGTGAAGATGTCGAAGCCCTTACAAGCTTTCTTTATGAAAGTCTGGACGATGCCTCTGCCCATGCCGAATACACGATCGAGGCCCTGAATTTCTCGGCTTATGGGGCGAGTTGGGTGCTTACGGATGAAAAGCTTCACCCTGTAGCCCCGCTTTACAATTACCTCAAGCCATTGGACGAAAATTTGAGCAAAGCCTTCTATGCAAAATATGGAGGATCTGAAAAAATTGCTCTGGAAACCTCCTCGCCCACTTTGGCCTGCCTCAATTCGGGAATGAGTTTATATGCCATAAAAAAACAAAAAAGGCAGTTTGCCGATATGCATTTTGCCCTGCATTTGCCTCAGTTTCTCAGTGCGGCTTTTAGCAAACGGGCCTTTTCCGACCTCACAAGCATCGGCTGCCATACGCAATTGTGGAATTTTGCAAAAAACAATTACCACCAATGGGTATTTGATGAAGGCCTTTCGCAAAAACTCGCTCCAATTGTGGATGCCGACCACATAGAAAACTGCGAATGGCAAGGTTTAAATCTTAAAATTGGTGTTGGCCTACACGACAGCTCTTCTGCTTTAATCCCGTACTTGAAAGGAATCAAAAAGCCCTTTGTACTTATTTCGACAGGTACTTGGTGCATTAGCCTAAACCCCTTCAACAATGCCCCCATAGCAGCCGATGAGCTGAAGAAAGATTGCCTTAATTTTCTTTCATTCGAAGGCAAGCCCGTAAAGGCTTCCCGTCTTTTTGCGGGCCATTTTCATGAAGAAGAAACAAAGCGTTTGGCCGATCATTTTAAAAAGCCTTTGGATTATTACAAAAAAATCGAATTCAACAATGAACTCGATTGGATGCTCCCAGAAGTGAATTTGGGTGAATTTGAGCCCTTAAATCTATCCCAATATGCCACCTATCCATTGGCTTATCAAGCCTTGATGGCTCAAATTGTGGCACAGCAAATCGTGTCGACCAAACTTGTGCTCCAAGAAAAGGAAACACCACTCCTTTTTGTCGATGGAGGTTTTAGTCAGAATCCAATTTTCATGCACCTTTTGTCAAAAGCCTTTCCCGAAGCGAAAGTGTATGCGGCCCTTGTCCCTCAGGCTTCCGCACTGGGAGCAGCCTTGATTCTTCATCAATTCTGGAACCCAAACAGCCTGCCCGAGAACTTGATTTCCTTCAAGCTTTTCGAAAGCAATCCTAAAGATTAA
- a CDS encoding Gfo/Idh/MocA family oxidoreductase, translating to MNAVNRRNFLKGSAAATLAVSAFGLKAMARPSAPHYRVALIGTGWYGTSDLLRLIQVADVEVVALCDVDSEQLSKAGKRVSERQKSKKVPKLYKEYKKLLAETKPDLVLVGTPDHWHPLIMIDAVKSGAHVYCQKPISVDVIEGEAMVAAARKYGKVVQVGTQRRSTPFLVQAKENIIEKGLLGKISHVEICCYYHMRNGSNPPEQAIPANLDYEMWTGPAPYRPYDGSPHIRWWRAFKEYGNGIMGDMCVHMLDAVRWCLDLDWPKKITSTGGIYVQKDAKSNISDTQVANFEFDEMNVVWTHRTWGAPSNDAYPWSYIFYGDKGTLRCSTQQYDFTPVGDGEKIHGEPIIDGKTYPEDMDEERIEIHAANANRAHLRNFVDAIENNTLPVADILQGHISTASCIIANISMELGGRPLVYDPKSMTIVGDHEATQLLNRPYRAPYVHPLPSNV from the coding sequence ATGAATGCAGTAAACAGAAGAAACTTTTTAAAAGGTAGTGCGGCCGCCACTTTGGCCGTGAGTGCTTTTGGTTTAAAGGCAATGGCCAGGCCAAGTGCTCCTCATTACCGCGTGGCACTGATCGGTACAGGTTGGTATGGCACTTCCGATTTGCTTCGCCTTATTCAAGTGGCCGATGTGGAGGTCGTTGCTCTGTGCGATGTAGATTCGGAGCAGTTGAGTAAGGCTGGAAAGCGGGTGAGCGAACGCCAGAAATCGAAAAAAGTGCCGAAACTTTACAAAGAATACAAGAAGTTGTTGGCCGAAACAAAACCCGATCTGGTTTTGGTGGGTACGCCCGACCATTGGCACCCTTTGATTATGATTGATGCCGTGAAGTCTGGAGCACACGTATATTGCCAGAAACCCATCAGTGTGGACGTGATCGAGGGTGAAGCCATGGTGGCCGCCGCCAGAAAATACGGTAAGGTGGTGCAAGTGGGTACGCAGCGTAGAAGTACACCTTTTCTTGTACAAGCGAAAGAAAATATCATTGAAAAAGGGCTTCTTGGAAAAATTTCACATGTAGAAATTTGCTGTTACTACCATATGCGTAACGGCTCGAACCCTCCTGAACAAGCAATTCCTGCGAATTTGGATTATGAAATGTGGACGGGCCCCGCTCCGTACAGGCCGTATGATGGTTCGCCGCATATCCGTTGGTGGAGGGCTTTCAAAGAATATGGCAATGGAATTATGGGCGATATGTGTGTACATATGCTCGATGCCGTTCGCTGGTGTTTGGATTTGGACTGGCCGAAGAAAATTACGTCGACGGGTGGAATTTATGTTCAAAAGGATGCCAAGTCGAACATTTCGGATACCCAAGTAGCCAATTTCGAGTTTGATGAAATGAATGTCGTTTGGACTCATCGAACTTGGGGGGCTCCATCCAACGACGCTTACCCTTGGTCTTATATTTTCTACGGCGATAAGGGTACATTGAGATGCAGTACACAGCAATATGATTTCACGCCTGTGGGCGATGGCGAGAAAATTCACGGTGAGCCTATTATCGATGGAAAAACTTATCCGGAAGATATGGATGAAGAAAGAATCGAAATTCATGCGGCCAATGCGAACCGTGCTCATTTGCGAAATTTCGTGGATGCGATCGAGAACAATACACTTCCGGTGGCCGATATTTTGCAGGGACACATTTCAACGGCCTCGTGTATCATTGCCAACATATCGATGGAATTGGGCGGAAGGCCTTTGGTATATGACCCGAAAAGCATGACGATTGTGGGTGATCACGAAGCCACTCAGTTGCTGAACAGGCCGTATAGGGCTCCATATGTTCACCCTTTGCCCAGCAATGTATAG
- a CDS encoding DUF975 family protein produces the protein MSSNIDLIRTGFDKLSGKWLIAIAFTFLVNLLIQIPNAQRYGWSIDDHTRMDFRPYSFLILFIAGALYVGQSSFFLEIIRGQEARFENIFEGFQKNYLQNSIAYFLCMVVIIIGFVLLIIPGIIMATGLSQTFYILAENKNMTAIDAMKKSWEIMDGHKMKLFLLVLLSMGLFILGILAFLIGIFVVIPIIYSAFTQFYVELRQSSPQEPSTTVI, from the coding sequence ATGAGCAGCAACATCGACTTAATCAGAACCGGGTTCGACAAACTAAGCGGAAAATGGCTCATTGCCATCGCTTTCACTTTTTTAGTGAATTTGCTTATCCAAATTCCCAATGCACAGCGTTACGGCTGGTCTATCGACGACCACACCCGTATGGACTTCCGCCCCTATTCTTTCTTGATCCTGTTTATCGCAGGAGCCTTGTACGTGGGACAAAGCAGCTTTTTCTTAGAAATAATCCGTGGACAAGAAGCCAGGTTTGAGAATATTTTCGAAGGTTTTCAGAAAAATTACCTCCAAAATTCGATCGCCTATTTCTTGTGTATGGTGGTAATCATCATTGGCTTTGTATTGTTGATCATTCCCGGCATAATCATGGCCACCGGACTTTCGCAGACTTTCTACATTCTGGCCGAAAACAAAAACATGACAGCAATCGACGCCATGAAAAAAAGCTGGGAAATTATGGACGGCCACAAAATGAAGCTGTTCCTATTGGTGCTTTTGAGCATGGGCCTTTTCATTCTGGGCATACTCGCCTTTCTGATTGGCATTTTTGTGGTCATCCCAATTATCTATTCAGCCTTTACGCAATTCTATGTAGAATTGAGACAAAGCAGCCCGCAAGAACCAAGCACTACCGTAATATAA
- a CDS encoding LuxR C-terminal-related transcriptional regulator, translating into MKTWLILTLPLLFTLCSCSKYHSFTKYYAVKGEASQEIKDISPDLFTENPEIVDNGLDNGVYWLMVPQSRVRAMTVYEFPSPHLTHVKCYQNGKEVVAMPNTRYSSFLIGQSGDMLFFRIDCKLEAYIPLKVYDLNEFSGEETKQFLLTGLYFGLALAVILFNLSFFFLFKERTFLLYSFFGLSINLSLLYSDSIFNFFFGMGSFDHLEMILHPLTASMGSLFASQYLNLSENFKRGCQIGLGLNIIMLALVPFYFYSLDYHLFAVIESLVMGILSFYWLCGLINLQRAAYAPYFALAYIQILFFAVNYYISKIAGLSTLAVSENMLKIGGVFEMALLTYSVFFRMQLIKDDNTEMKRMIMEFTQEGGHKIKPEEVDDERDVDKEEQSEQEESLMDTLSNREIEIIRLIQAGKSNKEIAEEIYLSVNTVKYHIKKIFEKLEVSSRHEVRKKSTFD; encoded by the coding sequence ATGAAAACTTGGCTAATCTTAACTTTACCTTTACTATTTACATTATGCAGTTGTTCCAAATACCATTCCTTTACCAAATACTATGCAGTTAAGGGAGAAGCTTCCCAAGAAATAAAGGACATATCGCCCGATTTATTTACCGAAAATCCGGAGATTGTAGACAATGGTTTAGACAATGGCGTATACTGGTTGATGGTTCCCCAAAGCAGGGTAAGAGCCATGACTGTGTATGAATTCCCTTCTCCGCACCTCACGCATGTGAAGTGTTATCAGAATGGGAAAGAGGTGGTGGCTATGCCCAATACACGATACAGTTCGTTCTTGATCGGGCAATCGGGCGACATGCTCTTTTTTCGCATAGATTGCAAGCTCGAAGCCTACATTCCGTTGAAAGTGTATGACCTGAACGAATTTTCGGGCGAAGAAACGAAACAGTTTTTACTCACCGGTTTGTATTTCGGTTTGGCTTTGGCTGTCATTCTTTTCAATCTGTCTTTTTTCTTCCTTTTCAAGGAACGGACATTCCTTTTGTACTCGTTTTTCGGCCTTTCGATCAACCTCTCGCTCTTGTATTCCGATTCTATTTTCAATTTCTTTTTCGGGATGGGCTCTTTCGATCATTTGGAAATGATTTTGCATCCGCTTACGGCTTCGATGGGAAGTTTATTTGCAAGTCAATACCTCAATTTATCCGAAAATTTCAAAAGAGGTTGCCAAATTGGCTTGGGCCTCAATATCATCATGTTGGCCTTGGTGCCTTTCTATTTTTATTCTTTGGACTATCATTTGTTCGCTGTCATTGAGTCTTTGGTTATGGGTATTCTCAGCTTTTATTGGCTGTGTGGCCTGATCAATTTGCAAAGGGCAGCTTATGCTCCATATTTTGCTTTGGCCTATATACAAATTCTCTTTTTTGCGGTAAATTATTATATCTCAAAAATCGCGGGATTGTCGACATTGGCTGTTTCTGAAAATATGCTGAAGATCGGCGGTGTGTTCGAAATGGCTTTGCTCACATATTCGGTGTTTTTCAGGATGCAATTGATCAAAGACGACAATACCGAAATGAAGCGTATGATCATGGAATTTACGCAAGAAGGGGGGCATAAAATAAAGCCGGAAGAGGTAGATGACGAAAGGGATGTGGACAAGGAAGAGCAGAGTGAGCAAGAAGAGTCGCTTATGGATACGCTAAGCAACAGAGAAATTGAAATTATCCGTTTGATTCAGGCGGGGAAATCGAATAAAGAAATTGCGGAAGAGATATATCTTTCGGTCAATACGGTCAAATACCATATCAAGAAAATTTTCGAAAAACTGGAAGTGTCGTCTCGGCACGAAGTGCGGAAGAAATCGACTTTCGACTGA
- a CDS encoding beta-N-acetylhexosaminidase — protein MKRIFNPILFPIGVLFLVLMCLVTNRANAQESNPIWQEQQTLAELNAAPVALIPYPQNVSWSRKNISLDQSLVFKSIGESEPFIDTYIKGLFAESGIELLVSKAEKPFVVLEILTDNSLAKNAEEYWLTVDDSGIKIKAPQAAGLFYGIQTLRQLIQQDKGEVWIAACEIHDWPAFALRGFLFDTGRNFLSAEELKKTIDRFAQYKFNTFHWHLTDNPAWRPESKRYPELNKPSFRRAGRDPDSSYSFEVIREIIRFAKKRHIRVIPELDMPGHSQFFDKTFGFHMSSEKGMAILEDLIDEFCAEISKDDCPVIHIGSDEIGIKNPDEFISRMTARLAHHGRKAVVWDPGLKPLNGTIQQIWYDDGRIVSKHHQNRNPYIDSYAGYLNADSPEWLVQRYYFQQVCREKQGDAWALGGILCCWNDVRVDDKSKIFLHNPVWPGALAYSEAIWRGRSQYTEQYMHTLPNKESAAAQYFQQFEKRMAEHRSRFFNQMPFPYVRHSDIEWKMSLPKSYSDKETTQIEQIAFGRRVKGGLIKPGEWLGQNQWADSTRQVVYLKSVINTEMKADYYAIIGFESPARSNRQSAGIPENGEWDANGGFVQINGNKLKGPQWKHAGQNRYLKPTWHKPANEIPYTDEEFYWSRTPSKINLKRGHNEIVVCIPKTYAKQNWQFVFIPVKKTPSGSWIRDESIHIKP, from the coding sequence ATGAAAAGAATATTCAATCCTATACTTTTTCCAATTGGCGTCCTTTTTCTTGTCCTAATGTGCTTAGTCACCAACCGAGCGAATGCACAAGAGTCGAATCCAATATGGCAAGAACAACAGACTTTGGCCGAATTGAACGCTGCTCCTGTGGCCCTTATCCCTTACCCACAAAATGTTTCATGGAGCAGAAAAAACATTTCGCTCGACCAATCTCTTGTATTCAAAAGCATAGGCGAATCCGAACCGTTTATTGACACCTATATCAAAGGACTATTCGCCGAAAGCGGGATTGAATTATTGGTAAGTAAAGCCGAAAAGCCCTTTGTTGTCTTGGAAATCCTGACCGACAACAGCCTTGCCAAAAATGCTGAAGAATACTGGTTAACCGTAGATGATTCGGGCATAAAAATAAAGGCTCCGCAAGCAGCAGGATTGTTTTATGGCATTCAAACACTTCGCCAACTGATTCAACAAGATAAAGGCGAAGTATGGATTGCGGCCTGCGAAATACACGATTGGCCCGCATTTGCCCTTCGTGGTTTTCTGTTCGACACGGGCCGGAATTTCTTGTCCGCGGAAGAGTTAAAAAAGACCATCGATCGCTTTGCCCAATACAAATTCAACACGTTCCATTGGCACTTGACGGACAACCCCGCTTGGCGGCCAGAAAGCAAAAGGTATCCCGAACTGAACAAGCCGTCTTTCAGGCGAGCAGGACGAGACCCAGACAGCAGCTACAGTTTTGAGGTAATTCGTGAAATTATACGATTTGCAAAAAAACGTCACATCCGCGTAATTCCAGAACTCGATATGCCCGGGCACAGCCAATTTTTCGACAAAACATTCGGATTCCACATGTCTTCTGAAAAAGGCATGGCAATCTTGGAAGACCTTATCGATGAATTTTGTGCGGAAATCTCCAAAGACGATTGTCCGGTAATCCATATAGGTTCGGATGAAATTGGCATCAAAAATCCAGACGAATTCATTTCACGCATGACAGCTCGGCTTGCCCATCACGGGCGAAAAGCAGTCGTTTGGGACCCCGGCCTAAAACCCTTGAATGGCACCATTCAACAAATTTGGTACGATGACGGAAGAATTGTATCCAAACACCACCAAAACCGCAATCCTTATATCGATTCATATGCAGGTTATTTGAATGCAGATAGCCCCGAATGGTTAGTTCAGCGGTATTATTTCCAACAAGTGTGTCGAGAAAAACAAGGCGACGCCTGGGCTCTCGGAGGTATTCTATGCTGTTGGAATGATGTTCGCGTAGACGACAAATCCAAAATTTTCTTGCACAATCCTGTCTGGCCCGGAGCATTGGCTTACAGTGAAGCCATTTGGCGTGGTCGCTCGCAATATACAGAACAATACATGCACACTTTGCCCAATAAAGAAAGTGCCGCCGCACAGTATTTTCAGCAATTTGAGAAAAGAATGGCCGAGCACCGCTCTCGTTTTTTCAATCAAATGCCTTTCCCTTATGTGCGTCATTCGGATATCGAATGGAAAATGTCTCTGCCCAAATCCTATTCCGATAAAGAGACCACGCAAATCGAACAAATAGCTTTTGGAAGAAGAGTAAAAGGGGGACTGATTAAACCCGGCGAATGGCTAGGGCAAAACCAATGGGCCGACTCCACCCGGCAGGTTGTGTATTTAAAAAGCGTCATAAATACCGAAATGAAGGCCGATTACTACGCAATAATTGGTTTTGAAAGCCCGGCCCGATCAAACAGGCAATCCGCAGGCATTCCCGAAAATGGAGAATGGGATGCCAATGGTGGATTTGTCCAAATCAACGGAAATAAATTAAAAGGCCCTCAATGGAAACATGCTGGACAAAATCGCTACTTGAAACCAACTTGGCACAAACCTGCCAATGAAATCCCCTACACTGACGAAGAATTCTATTGGAGCCGCACACCAAGTAAAATAAACTTGAAAAGGGGGCACAACGAAATCGTTGTTTGCATCCCCAAAACCTATGCAAAACAAAATTGGCAGTTCGTATTTATACCCGTAAAAAAGACACCAAGCGGCTCATGGATACGTGACGAAAGTATCCATATTAAACCCTAG
- a CDS encoding RsmB/NOP family class I SAM-dependent RNA methyltransferase, whose protein sequence is MKIYRPLAEGIVQNLLLVFNGNQQADRVVSESLKSNKKWGSRDRNFVAENTYDIIRWWRLLKYSAEINERKITDESLFWKMLGTWFLINDYSLPEWEEFEGLDAVKVKNKQKEALEIRKVRESIPDWLDEIGENEVPNWEAEIGALNQKAELFIRVNSLKVEVEALQDMLLAEGLETETVEGLPWALKVVKRAKLDHLKAYRKGFFEVQDAGSQSIAEFLMATPGMEVVDACAGAGGKALALAGFMENEGQILALDIHVKKLDELKKRALRNGVGILEVEKIGQQTVHKYQSRFDRVLLDVPCSGLGVLKRKPDTKWKLKPQFLENIKATQAQILQDYSRMLKPNGKLVYATCSVLQSENQDQIEHFLAENPDFILEEERFLSPSETGFDGFYMARLSRA, encoded by the coding sequence ATGAAAATATATCGTCCCTTGGCAGAGGGTATTGTGCAAAATTTGCTTCTCGTGTTTAATGGCAATCAGCAAGCAGATCGCGTGGTGTCGGAATCGTTAAAGAGCAACAAGAAATGGGGTTCGCGTGACCGTAATTTTGTGGCCGAGAACACATATGATATTATTCGTTGGTGGCGTTTGTTGAAGTATTCTGCGGAAATCAATGAAAGGAAAATTACCGATGAAAGCTTGTTTTGGAAAATGTTGGGGACTTGGTTTTTGATCAACGACTATTCATTGCCCGAATGGGAAGAATTTGAAGGGCTTGATGCCGTAAAGGTGAAAAACAAGCAAAAGGAGGCTCTTGAAATAAGAAAAGTAAGAGAATCCATTCCAGATTGGTTGGATGAAATTGGTGAAAATGAAGTGCCCAATTGGGAAGCCGAGATTGGAGCTTTGAATCAGAAGGCCGAGCTGTTTATTCGTGTAAATTCTTTGAAAGTCGAAGTGGAGGCTCTTCAGGATATGCTGTTGGCCGAAGGCTTGGAAACCGAAACGGTAGAAGGGCTTCCTTGGGCTTTGAAAGTGGTGAAACGTGCCAAATTGGATCATTTAAAGGCTTATAGGAAAGGTTTTTTCGAGGTGCAAGATGCGGGTAGTCAAAGCATTGCCGAATTCTTGATGGCCACTCCCGGAATGGAGGTTGTAGATGCTTGTGCGGGAGCGGGTGGAAAGGCTTTGGCTTTGGCGGGTTTTATGGAAAACGAAGGACAGATTTTGGCTCTGGATATTCATGTCAAGAAATTGGATGAGTTGAAAAAAAGGGCCTTACGCAATGGAGTGGGTATTTTGGAGGTCGAAAAGATTGGCCAGCAAACGGTGCATAAATATCAGTCTCGTTTCGATCGGGTTTTGCTCGATGTGCCTTGCTCGGGTTTGGGCGTACTGAAAAGAAAGCCCGATACGAAATGGAAATTGAAACCGCAGTTTTTGGAAAATATCAAAGCGACTCAAGCTCAAATTTTACAGGATTACAGTCGCATGCTGAAACCCAATGGGAAACTGGTGTATGCGACTTGCAGTGTGCTACAAAGTGAAAATCAAGATCAGATTGAGCATTTTTTGGCCGAAAACCCCGATTTTATTTTGGAAGAAGAACGCTTTCTCAGTCCATCGGAAACGGGCTTTGATGGTTTTTATATGGCTAGACTCAGTAGGGCCTAG